From one Bos javanicus breed banteng chromosome 15, ARS-OSU_banteng_1.0, whole genome shotgun sequence genomic stretch:
- the LOC133260963 gene encoding olfactory receptor 52P1-like encodes MSHWEVSKLPLSTTTSFYYAIFNRSNFMTFTLMGIPGLEAQHLWLSLPFFSMFLAILISNGAILFMLAREPTLHTPMYLLLALLMVADLISNLALLPKLLCLFWFNDRDIAVNACFTQMFFIHGTSVVRSALLVAMAFDRFVVVCEPLRYNTVLSHSSVGRLGLMALAKGVILILPMPLLLQRLTFCHMVIPHTYCDHMAVVKLACDDTRPKRIYGLFVILLVVGLDLVLIGFSYGLILQAVIRLNSQDAIYKALNTCSAHLFVILITYVPALFSSLTHRLGHNIPPHAHILLANLYLLIPSMFNPIIYGMKTKDIQVKVAKCLCRRHS; translated from the coding sequence ATGTCTCATTGGGAAGTGTCAAAACTTCCTTTATCAACCACCACCAGTTTCTACTATGCTATCTTCAACCGCTCCAACTTTATGACCTTCACTTTGATGGGCATACCTGGCTTAGAGGCACAGCACTTATGgttatctcttcctttcttctccatgTTTTTGGCTATCCTCATCAGTAATGGTGCCATCCTTTTCATGCTGGCCAGGGAGCCCACACTTCACACACCAATGTACCTGCTCCTGGCTCTGCTGATGGTGGCTGACCTTATATCCAATCTGGCTCTGTTGCCTAagctcctctgcctcttctggtTCAATGATCGGGACATAGCTGTCAATGCCTGTTTCACTCAGATGTTTTTCATCCATGGAACATCTGTGGTACGATCAGCCCTACTTGTTGCAATGGCCTTTGACCGATTTGTGGTTGTGTGTGAGCCACTACGCTACAACACAGTTCTGAGCCATTCCTCAGTTGGACGCCTGGGACTGATGGCTTTAGCCAAGGGGGTGATTCTTATCCTGCCCATGCCTCTTCTACTGCAAAGGTTGACCTTCTGCCACATGGTCATTCCTCATACCTACTGTGACCACATGGCTGTGGTGAAACTGGCCTGTGATGACACCAGGCCTAAGCGGATCTATGGGCTCTTTGTGATTCTTCTTGTGGTGGGGCTTGATTTAGTGCTCATTGGCTTCTCTTATGGTCTCATCTTGCAGGCCGTGATACGTCTCAATTCTCAAGATGCCATCTACAAAGCCCTTAACACCTGCTCAGCCCACCTCTTTGTCATCCTTATCACTTATGTGCCTGCACTTTTCTCTTCTCTCACCCACCGCCTTGGTCACAATATCCCACCTCATGCCCACATTCTTCTTGCCAATCTCTACCTTCTCATACCCTCAATGTTCAATCCCATCATTTACGGCATGAAGACAAAGGATATACAGGTCAAAGTGGCCAAATGCCTGTGCAGAAGACATTCATAG
- the LOC133260964 gene encoding olfactory receptor 52E4-like, whose product MTDCNASQGHPSFFLLQGIPGMEDKHKWISIPFSSMYFVTILGNCTILFTISTEHSLHKPMFLLLGMLALTDLGMSTTTIPKVLCIFWFDQSDISFEGCLVQLFFLHSISALQSAILMSMAFDRYVAICEPLRYATILSNSRIGLIGLVSLVRAVLLILPMPILLQKMPFHARHVIPTTYCEHMAVVKMVCVDTTVNRVYGLVVALLVAGVDISAIASSYVLIIRAVMRLSSKEAHQKAVNTCTTHICVMLLYYTPPLFSFLAHRFGHGIPPHVHTILGSLYFLVPPMLNPIIYAVKTKEFRDKLTKYGCWRKEPINITYGQRPV is encoded by the coding sequence ATGACTGACTGCAATGCCTCCCAGGGCCacccctctttcttccttctccaaggcattcCTGGGATGGAGGACAAACACAAGTGGATCTCTATTCCTTTCTCTTCCATGTACTTTGTCACCATCCTGGGGAACTGCACCATCCTCTTCACCATCTCCACAGAGCACTCCCTGCATAAGCCCATGTTCCTGCTGCTTGGCATGCTGGCCCTCACGGACCTGGGCATGTCCACAACCACCATCCCCAAGGTGCTGTGCATCTTCTGGTTTGACCAGAGTGACATCAGCTTCGAGGGCTGCCTGGTCCAGCTGTTCTTCCTCCACTCCATCTCTGCCTTGCAGTCTGCCATCCTCATGTCCATGGCctttgaccgctatgtggccatttgTGAGCCCCTGCGCTATGCCACCATCCTTTCCAACAGCCGCATTGGGCTCATCGGCCTCGTGAGTTTAGTGCGAGCTGTCCTGCTCATTCTCCCCATGCCCATCCTCCTCCAGAAGATGCCCTTTCATGCCAGGCATGTCATCCCCACCACATACTGTGAGCACATGGCTGTGGTGAAGATGGTGTGTGTGGACACCACGGTCAACAGGGTATATGGTCTGGTGGTGGCCTTGTTGGTTGCTGGGGTAGACATCTCAGCTATTGCCTCATCTTATGTGCTGATCATCCGGGCTGTAATGCGGCTCTCTTCTAAGGAAGCCCACCAAAAAGCAGTAAATACCTGCACCACACACATCTGTGTCATGCTTCTCTATTACACTCCcccacttttctcttttcttgctcaCCGTTTTGGCCATGGCATTCCACCTCATGTGCACACCATTCTTGGCAGCCTCTACTTCCTTGTACCTCCAATGCTCAACCCTATTATTTATGCAGTGAAAACCAAAGAGTTTCGGGACAAATTGACAAAATATGGATGCTGGAGAAAGGAGCCCATAAATATTACCTATGGTCAGAGACCTGTCTGA